The following proteins are co-located in the Cutaneotrichosporon cavernicola HIS019 DNA, chromosome: 3 genome:
- the TFB1 gene encoding uncharacterized protein (BSD domain) yields the protein MLVIHPSTIILPMSSDTLKFEVSFKKVTGSLSVTQTLIAWNPAVAGTMDRQQQALNRVTNMLASKAGSARTSLKLVFQDDVPVGGLLFTFTGPTKDADRQAVQDRLIPFVSAHRTPAASTPVPNPALAAVASGSNPASTPGSPAPGTPGTPVSIARKRKAEDISPADAEARRRMNKVRERVLRSNPTLQALHRELVQARQITEEEFWDGKQRQALLKSEELAYAQRPGRPSRLLDDRFDLSGDKRNEKFRGGTGVGLKKVESGPIVLNITKELTREIFEEFPVVQDAYAKNVPRISESDFWTRYFTSTLWERHRASVRKTALDEGARRKDDIFDVYLEDPDWEIEPRKKMPDSVETYLDLAATEEDHGDVTTIRDVTMQAGKERSSLPLIRRFNQHSEKLLRAGRQEASVLTPSSELMEQIDMEDLHAPAAPAVIPLNVANEDSDGKSGPRGIFPGRSDADLLAMAEAEAVRVASWDADFASVCLPNPNPAEGGPGPGTKDYDAYAYQRDAQFVAQRVVRDMHNASNAEDAEYPHLPQKIVDDMRSCHNAACEFLRQYWAAVLPPAAGTLATNQSPAVRAARAAKMAEYLLGTEGKVEAIVMTAQMERADPVRVRAAMAPTLGAVAVALKREKARVGKA from the exons ATGCTCGTCATTCATCCCTCAACCATTATCCTGCCAATGTCGAGCGACACGTTGAAGTTTGAAGTGTCGTTCAAAAAGGTGACCGGCAGTCTGTCGGTTACCCAGACGCTGATTGCGTGGAACCCGGCAGTGGCAGGGACGATGGATAGGCAGCAACAGGCGCTGAATCGAGTTACGA ATATGCTCGCGAGCAAGGCTGGGTCGGCGCGCACCTCGCTGAAGCTCGTGTTCCAAGACGATGTACCGGTTGGCGGACTGTTGTTCACCTTTACCGGGCCGACAAAGGATGCGGACCGGCAGGCTGTGCAGGACCGACTCATTCCGTTCGTGAGCGCTCACCGGACGCCTGCGGCCTCAACCCCGGTTCCCAATCCAGCTCTGGCGGCGGTTGCATCTGGGTCCAATCCGGCCAGTACGCCGGGCTCACCAGCCCCAGGGACGCCAGGGACACCAGTGAGCAtcgcgcgcaagcgcaaaGCAGAGGACATTTCGCCCGCAGACGCTGAGGCGCGCCGGCGGATGAACAAggtccgcgagcgcgttcTGCGCAGCAACCCCACACTCCAGGCTCTGCACCGTGAGCTAGTACAAGCCCGACAGATCACAGAGGAAGAGTTTTGGGACGGCAAGCAGCGACAGGCGCTGCTCAAGTCCGAGGAACTGGCGTACGCTCAGCGACCTGGTCGGCCATCGCGTCTCTTGGACGACCGCTTCGACTTGAGCGGGGACAAGCGCAACGAAAAATTCCGCGGCGGGACTGGTGTCGGTCTCAAGAAGGTCGAGAGCGGACCTATCGTGTTAAATATCACCAAGGAACTTACGCGCGAGATCTTTGAAGAGTTCCCCGTTGTGCAAGACGCGTACGCTAAGAATGTGCCGAGGATTAGTGAGAGCGACTTTTGGACGCGCTACTTTACAAGTACACTTTGGGAGCGGCATCGCGCAAGTGTGCGCAAGACTGCTCTTGACGAGGGTGCGCGCCGCAAGGACGACATCTTTGACGTGTACCTCGAGGACCCGGACTGGG AGATCGAGCCACGTAAGAAGATGCCTGACTCGGTGGAAACctacctcgacctcgcggcgaccgaggaggaccacGGCGACGTGACTACGATCCGCGATGTGACGATGCAGGCAGGCAAAGAGCGGTCGAGCCTGCCTCTCATCCGCCGCTTCAACCAGCACAGCGAGAAGCTGTTGCGCGCGGGGCGACAGGAGGCTTCGGTCCTAACGCCCTCATCGGAGCTGATGGAACAAATCGACATGGAGGACTTGcacgcgcccgccgcgcccgcaGTCATCCCGCTCAACGTCGCGAACGAGGACTCGGACGGCAAGAGTGGCCCGCGCGGTATTTTTCCTGGGCGTTCTGACGCCGACCTGCTTGCCatggccgaggccgaggcagTCCGCGTCGCGTCCTGGGATGCGGACTTTGCCTCCGTCTGTCTCCCCAACCCGAACCCGGCCGAAGGCGGTCCAGGCCCGGGCACGAAGGATTACGACGCATACGCTTACCAGCGTGACGCGCAATTTGTCGCCCAGCGCGTTGTGCGCGATATGCACAACGCGAGCAACGCCGAGGATGCAGAGTATC cccaTCTCCCGCAGAAGATTGTGGACGACATGCGTTCGTGCCATAACGCCGCGTGCGAGTTTCTGCGTCAGTACTGGGCCGCTGTCCTCCCCCCCGCTGCTGGCACACTCGCAACTAACCAGTCGCCGGCTGTCcgtgccgcgcgcgcagccaAGATGGCAGAGTACCTCCTTGGCACAGAGGGCAAAGTAGAGGCTATCGTTATGACCGCCCAGATGGAGAGGGCTGACCCTGTccgcgtgcgcgccgccatgGCGCCTACGCTTGgcgccgtcgctgtcgcgctGAAGCGTGAGAAAGCGCGCGTTGGCAAGGCGTAG
- the rna1 gene encoding uncharacterized protein (Leucine Rich repeat), whose protein sequence is MADDAGRRMMDLLTRDQVVSDSRDQGPVPRPGRNDEFDEYVLKTFGTFDPNSGVDLKELRRAAWRTWRTAGPSTAGPSRSARLEEEDDEFARALAISAEDFKKAQGSRNRPIVIDSDDDDNDNNDDVQFAISASVEEGRLAKRRREETPDEERQALADAIAASLQESKEEKEEEEEDSDAEIERANAAYQASRAASRERQTREREARRAATDGLSSKAPSVASSARPSPPPKAEGHKPVASGLSALGIDRAQLERERLARQAQRSASSSTQPEAGPSVTQRSRTRATASIRLSNHPLQSQGPFPTDAAGEYYLDGELRHVRLQIGNSTTDNTFTPQNVFGQRDQIALVIVSAYCWDPDWIESFMPPPESCPTIRILRPPVNDQFERRRMAGKLKPLGNGEVQVYPAMDGKTGSEHMKFAWIWYKTGRLRVSIMTANMVDYDWEQIENTVFVQDFLPKGQTLGSAPTPDSALPDFPDQFCRLFAHLKVNKALTWHIKNHPQGKNVPISDDLGFGDLKRYDWSRVQVRLVMSVAGTYSGFKDMPQYGICRLGNVLAEEGWQPRRDEGVVAEYQGSSLGRYSLDWYNCFYQLCCGKDLQTISRAGKALAWPPLKIIFPSLATVDASINGRPMLIALFEPNSSGLGFSSSSKQGKRKVDEVVSENEGVGGWVYVGSHNFSPSAWGTVNFKNSPPTLNISNYELGIVFPLRRGKAEAMANHIAAHKRPPRSYTKRDEPWDQKKYLPSN, encoded by the exons ATGGCAGATGACGCAGGAAGGCGAATGATGGACCTGCTTACGCG TGATCAAGTGGTGTCGGATAGTCGCGACCAAGGCCCGGTTCCACGCCCAGGCCGCAACGATGAATTTGACGAGTATGTCCTCAAGACGTTTGGGACCTTTGATCCCAATTCGGGTGTAGATCTAAAGGAGCTACGCAG GGCAGCATGGCGCACTTGGCGTACCGCGGGGCCAAGCACTGCAGGGCCTAGCCGGTCCGCGCggttggaggaggaggacgacgagttcgcACG AGCCCTGGCGATATCAGCTGAGGATTTCAAGAAGGCTCAGGGGAGCAGAAACCGGCCCATCGTGATTGacagtgacgacgacgacaatgacaacaacgacgacgtccAGTTTGCGATATCAGCGTCCGTTGAGGAGGGGCGCCTGGCTAAGCGGCGCCGGGAAGAGACTCCAGATGAGGAGAGGCAGGCACTTGCTGA CGCAATTGCAGCGTCGCTTCAGGAGTCAAaggaagagaaggaggaggaggaagaggattCGGACGCAGAGATCGAAAGAGCTAACGCGGCGTACCAAGCTTCGCGTGCAGCTTCACGCGAGAGACAAACACGCGAGCGGGAAGCCAGACGCGCGGCCACTGACGGTCTGTCGTCCAAGGCGCCGTCTGTGGCATCGTCAGCACGCCCAAGCCCTCCGCCAAAAGCGGAGGGCCACAAGCCGGTTGCCAGTGGCCTGAGTGCCCTGGGTATTGACCGGGCACAGCTCGAACGTGAGCGTCTCGCGCGTCAGGCCCAGCGTTCTGCGAGTAGCAGTACGCAGCCTGAGGCAGGCCCATCGGTCACCCAGCGAAGCCGCACCCGGGCGACTGCTTCCATTCGCCTCTCCAATCACCCGCTGCAGTCACAGGGGCCATTTCCTACGGATGCTGCTGGAGAATATtacctcgacggcgagctgcgGCATGTGCGCCTCCAGATTGGAAACTCCACCACGGACAACACGTTCACCCCCCAAAACGTCTTCGGCCAG CGAGACCAGATCGCACTCGTCATTGTGTCAGCGTACTGCTGGGATCCCGACTGGATTGAGTCCTTCATGCCTCCGCCCGAGTCCTGTCCGACGATCCGGATCCTTCGCCCTCCCGTCAATGACCAATTCGAACGGCGGCGAATGGCAGGCAAGTTGAAGCCCCTCGGAAACGGCGAAGTTCAAGTGTACCCTGCAATGGACGGCAAGACTGGCTCTGAGCACATGAAGTTTGCATGG ATCTGGTACAAGACAGGTCGCCTTCGCGTATCGATCATGACCGCCAACATGGTGGACTACGACTGGGAGCAGATCGAAAAT ACTGTCTTCGTGCAGGACTTCTTGCCGAAGGGCCAGACACTGGGATCAGCCCCGACTCCAGACTCTGCCCTTCCCGACTTTCCCGACCAGTTCTGTCGCCTTTTCGCCCACCTCAAGGTGAACAAGGCACTCACTTGGCACATCAAGAACCATCCCCAGGGAAAGAACGTCCCGATCTCGGACGACCTTGGGTTTGGCGACTTGAAGAGGTACGACTGGAGTCGCGTGCAGGTGCGGCTTGTCATGAGCGTGGCCGGAACGTACAGCGGCTTCAAGGACATGCCCCAGTACGGCATCTGCCGTCTCGGCAATGTTCTGGCTGAGGAAGGCTGGCAGCCGCGAAGGGACGAGGGGGTTGTCGCTGAGTATCAG GGTTCATCCCTGGGGAGGTACAGCCTTGACTGGTACAACTGCTTCTATCAGCTGTGCTGCGGGAAGGACCTGCAGACCATCTCACGGGCGGGCAAAGCACTCGCGTGGCCGCCTCTCAAGATCATCTTTCCCAGTCTGGCGACGGTGGACGCCAGTATCAACGGGCGACCG ATGCTCATTGCTCTGTTTGAGCCCAACTCGTCGGGCCTTGGATtcagctcatcctcgaAGCAGggcaagcgcaaggtcgaTGAGGTTGTCAGCGAGAACGAGGGTGTCGGCGGTTGGGTCTACGTCGGGAGCCATAACTTCTCTCCATCCGCTTGG GGCACCGTCAACTTCAAGAACTCCCCGCCAACTCTCAAC ATAAGCAACTATGAGCTCGGCATTGTCTTCCCACTTC GTCgcggcaaggccgaggccatgGCTAACCATATCGCCGCCCATAAGCGCCCTCCACGCTCATACACCAAACGTGATGAGCCATGG gatCAGAAGAAGTACCTACCCAGCAATTAA
- a CDS encoding uncharacterized protein (Acyl-CoA dehydrogenase, C-terminal domain): protein MSKTPAKTLQSLTREEVAKHSKSGDLWIIIDTYVFDLSKFARLHPGGPGVLLDDDVAGKDATTVFFALHRHEVLLKPQYQRLKIGQIKDEKPKIRTPKPDDLSRVPYAEPQWLQPAFKSPYYNDSHRRLQKAMRKFITEVVAPDGQMCEENGKRPSKHVLDAMAANGMNRIRMGPGEHLHGRNLMDGAVKGEEFDYFHELVVNQELALVGGRGYIDGCQGHMVIGLPPIMNYAKEPLRTKIMDEVLDGHKLMVLAITEAFAGSDVAGLRCTATKKEDGSGWVINGTKKWITGGTNADYFSVGARTGKHLTMFLVPRTEGVETKQIKTSYGQTAGTAYVTFDNVFVPNENMIGPENDGLRVILANFNHERFMISCQTVRYARKAVEECLLWASQRQVNGKPLLAQPVIRQKIASMIHKTEAAQALLETTCYQMCNMGYKEQSKHLAGPIAFLKLNSTKILAEVADDATMIFGGRGLTKTGMGRFVEQIGRTRKFDAILGGAEEVLADLGVRQAMKFMPADQRL, encoded by the exons ATGTCCAAGACGCCCGCAAAGACGCTTCAATCGCTCACGCGCGAAGAGGTTGCCAAG CATAGCAAGTCCGGCGACCTCTGGATCATCATCGACACGTACGTTTTCGACCTGTCCAAGTTTGCACGGCTGCACCCCGGCGGGCCCGGCGttctccttgacgacgacgtggccGGCAAAGACGCAACGACGGTGTTCTTCGCCCTCCATCGCCACGAAGTGCTGCTCAAGCCACAGTACCAGCGACTCAAGATCGGGCAAATCAAGGATGAGAAGCCCAAGATCCGCACACCCAAGCCCGACGACCTGTCACGCGTGCCGTATGCCGAGCCGCAGTGGCTGCAGCCAGCGTTCAAAAGCCCGTACTACAACGACTCGCACAGGCGGCTGCAGAAGG CTATGCGCAAGTTCATTACCGAGGTCGTGGCACCCGATGGGCAGATGTGCGAGGAGAACGGCAAGCGGCCGAGCAAGCAtgtgctcgacgccatgGCGGCGAACGGGATGAACCGGATCCGCATGGGTCCCGGCGAGCACCTGCATGGGCGCAACCTGATGGACGGTGCAgtcaagggcgaggagtTTGACTACTTCCACGAGCTGGTGGTTAACCAGGAGCTagcgctcgtcggcgggcGCGGTTACATCGACGGGTGCCAGGGACACATGGTGATTGGTCTGCCGCCGATCATGAACTATGCCAAGGAGCCGCTGCGGACCAAGAtcatggacgaggtgctggaCGGGCACAAACTTATGGTGCTTGCGATCACGGAGGCCTTTGCCGGCTCGGATGTGGCTGGGTTGCGTTGCACCGCAACAAAGAAGGAGGATGGGAGCGGGTGGGTCATCAACGGCACCAAGAAGTGGATCACGGGCGGGACCAACGCCGACTACTTCTCCGTGGGGGCGCGTACAGGAAAGCATCTCACAATGTTCCTTGTGCCGCGCACCGAGGGGGTCGAGACCAAGCAGATCAAGACGTCGTACGGTCAGACGGCGGGCACGGCGTACGTGACGTTTGACAACGTATTCGTGCCCAACGAGAACATGATCGGCCCCGAGAACGACGGGCTGcgcgtcatcctcgccaacttCAACCACGAGCGCTTCATGATTTCGTGCCAGACCGTGCGGTATGCGCgcaaggccgtcgaggaaTGTCTCCTCTGGGCATCCCAACGCCAAGTCAACGGCAAGCCTCTCCTCGCACAGCCGGTTATCCGCCAGAA AATCGCCAGCATGATCCACAAGACCGAGGCGGCTcaggccctcctcgagacgACATGTTACCAGATGTGCAACATGGGTTACAAGGAGCAGAGCAAGCACCTCGCGGGTCCCATCGCGttcctcaagctcaacagCACCAAAATCCTGGCTGAGgtggccgacgacgcgaccaTGATCTTTGGCGGGCGCGGCCTCACCAAGACCGGTATGGGCCGGTTTGTCGAGCAAATCGGGCGCACGCGCAAGTTTGACGCCATCCTCGGtggtgcggaggaggtgctcgcTGACTTGGGCGTGAGGCAGGCCATGAAGTTTATGCCGGCCGACCAGCGGCTGTAG
- a CDS encoding uncharacterized protein (Protein tyrosine phosphatase, catalytic domain) — protein MSTTLDPSPLLVRASALPHRRKQDGPRSGGQHTSDGLLLFGGVGSIQDTPSTAPSAPNLDQAHMKRPSSSSTNFPFNNQLRSPPPPIGGTPSPSDTPILVANATLTMLPSSATTQAPPLQSPWHTLAASGGAMTPSLDGPSLAPRGSPQLRKPFEKLNLDGLERAWSASNLYQETAESTTESPRRASSATTVPSGAISGGGRRTSLGAPISLASSLAQRRAIGASMSLGSPSGQPAPPSLCSGAASGSSSGPTSSSSATAISTSTVGASTSRLKPLAGSALPSLLAADSTLVLDVRPPSCYQTSHLPTAHSITVPSMLMLRPAFGISKLLLMLSTKAREAVSRWRDKSDIVIVDQDSTVALEGGVLLGVSSKFEREGFTGRLWYVLGGQAALDHREDIKCVAASEENNMATPESSGSLGIGRLPILAFQQSSTGLGARGVTTAAVSQQVDPFQRLNQPLGSAPVTDRRQGKIKLQPANPFFDNIRQNLELSHGGISERIPLALPDSIKRRCNELPKFLRNLVCMKDADSQDVLANQFYRLERGEQERLQGVMNVLSKGCRARGLPQASPADGKTLCADDVERLMADGADQDNYFPFSITAGVERGTKNRYKNIWPFDYSRVRLVTPADDDSDYINASFVQPRGTARRYIATQGPLDSTYRDFWSLVWEQNVHVIVMLTRQFEGGLLKCGNYWQEQQYGDLHLLQVSHSGGEDEAQQLAATGFNFRAAPSPSKSSGNIHRTFRLRHDKYPNNPPRMVVQIQCVDWPDLDVPESPDVLLNLMKEVDVAVAQTGLTGCGSDRCEFPPVLVHCSAGVGRTGSYILVDAITDGLRRELCNEEAASQEPLADAKSTEDKADKMDVDATGPPSSRTPEPQKPRPITQSHKRHRVTTPLSSLKEPILEVLQGMRAQRMSLVQSLRQYLFVHRAIIARYLELVDEDARRRSSGSDTQSVLSRTSVVTAATSVSATDDDSHIKRKPSSADLQPEVDTRLHSVADLRLSDGATNLAKRASFKKRRGPNASSVPGTPHSARSLSSGTVATVTSPPLSSAQGDSITVKSPPSMSPERRRGRRE, from the exons atGAGCACTACGCTCGACCCGTCGCCGTTGCTCGTTCGTGCGTCCGCTCTGCCGCACCGCCGCAAGCAGGACGGTCCGCGTAGCGGTGGCCAACACACGAGCGACGGGCTTCTCTTGTTTGGCGGAGTAGGCAGCATCCAAGATacgccgtcgacggccCCCTCAGCCCCGAATCTAGACCAGGCCCACATGAAGCGgccatcgtcgtcatccaccAATTTTCCTTTCAACAACCAGTTGCGATCTCCACCGCCCCCAATAGGCGgtacgccgtcgccgtcagACACTcccatcctcgtcgccaacgcgACACTCACAATGCTACCATCAAGTGCGACCACCCAGGCACCTCCTCTACAGTCGCCGTGGCATACGCTCGCCGCCTCTGGTGGAGCAATGACACCTTCCCTCGACGGCCCTTCCCTGGCACCTCGCGGCAGTCCTCAGCTTAGAAAGCCATTCGAAAAGCTGAATCTGGATGGTCTTGAGCGTGCATGGAGTGCGTCAAACCTGTACCAAGAGACTGCCGAGTCTACGACCGAgtcgcctcgtcgggcGTCCAGCGCAACCACTGTTCCTAGTGGCGCGATCAGTGGTGGAGGCAGGCGAACTTCACTGGGAGCACCCATCTCGCTAGCGTCCTCTTTGGCGCAGAGGCGAGCGATTGGTGCATCAATGAGCCTTGGCTCTCCAAGTGGCCAGCCAGCGCCACCAAGTCTGTGTTCCGGGGCCGCATCGGGGTCCTCTTCGGGGCCAACATCATCCAGCTCAGCGACAGCAATATCGACGTCAACAGTGGGAGCTTCGACTTCGAGGTTGAAACCTCTCGCTGGCTCGGCCCTTCCCTCGCTTCTGGCGGCCGACTCGAcccttgtccttgatgTTCGACCGCCTTCCTGTTACCAGACGTCACACCTCCCGACTGCCCACTCAATCACGGTCCCGTCAATGCTGATGCTGCGCCCGGCCTTCGGCATATCCAAACTGTTACTCATGCTTTCGACCAAGGCGAGGGAAGCAGTTTCACGATGGCGAGACAAGTCGGACATTGTCATCGTCGACCAGGACTCGACAGTCGCCCTCGAAGGTGGCGTGCTCCTGGGCGTCTCCAGCAAGTtcgagcgcgagggctTTACTGGCAGGTTGTGGTACGTCCTGGGAGGCCAAGCTGCACTCGACCATCGGGAGGACATCAAGTGCGTTGCCGCGTCCGAAGAGAATAATATGGCGACGCCGGAGAGCAGTGGATCACTCGGTATTGGGCGTTTGCCAATACTCGCTTTCCAGCAGT CTTCGACCGGCCTCGGTGCAAGAGGTGTCACAACAGCTGCTGTTTCGCAACAGGTTGACCCGTTCCAGAGGCTCAACCAGCCGCTAGGTTCTGCGCCAGTCACTGATCGGCGGCAAGGGAAGATCAAGTTGCAGCCGGCAAACCCGTTCTTTGACAACATCAGGCAAAACCTTGAGCTTTCACACGGTGGCATATCAGAGCGCATCCCCCTCGCGCTTCCAGACTCGATCAAACGCCGTTGCAACGAGTTACCCAAGTTTCTGCGCAACCTGGTGTGCATGAAGGACGCCGACTCGCAAGATGTCCTTGCCAACCAGTTCTATCGCCTTGAGCGAGGCGAGCAGGAGCGCCTCCAGGGTGTCATGAACGTCCTCAGCAAAGGCTGCCGTGCGCGAGGTTTGCCGCAGGCATCACCGGCAGACGGCAAGACGCTATGTGcggacgacgtcgagcggcTCATGGCGGACGGTGCCGACCAGGACAACTACTTCCCGTTCTCGATTACCGCAGGCGTCGAACGTGGCACCAAGAACCGCTACAAGAACATTTGGCCGTTCGATTACTCACGTGTTCGTCTGGTCACTCcagccgacgacgactcaGATTACATCAATGCCTCGTTTGTCCAGCCTCGCGGCACAGCGCGTCGTTACATTGCAACCCAGGGTCCCCTTGACTCGACGTACCGTGATTTCTGGTCGCTTGTCTGGGAGCAGAACGTGCATGTCATCGTCATGCTCACCAGGCAATTTGAGGGTGGTCTTCTCAAATGTGGCAACTATTGGCAAGAGCAGCAATACGGGgacctccatctcctccagGTCTCACATTctggtggcgaggacgaagcACAGCAGCTCGCAGCGACAGGGTTCAACTTCCGCGCAGCCCCATCTCCAAGCAAGTCGAGTGGCAACATACACCGCACGTTTAGGCTGCGGCACGACAAATATCCCAACAACCCTCCGCGCATGGTCGTGCAGATACAATGTGTCGATTGGCCGGACTTGGACGTTCCTGAGTCGCCCGACGTCTTGCTCAACCTCATGAAGGAAGTCGATGTGGCGGTCGCCCAGACAGGGCTGACTGGGTGCGGTTCCGACAGGTGCGAGTTCCCTCCTGTGCTAGTGCATTGCTCTGCAGGGGTCGGCCGCACGGGGAGCTacatcctcgtcgacgccatcaCAGATGGTCTGCGACGCGAGCTGTGCAACGAGGAAGCAGCATCGCAAGAGCCACTCGCGGACGCCAAGAGTACTGAAGACAAAGCGGACAagatggacgtcgacgccacgGGGCCCCCCAGTTCGAGGACCCCCGAGCCGCAGAAGCCGCGGCCCATCACCCAGAGCCACAAGCGACACCGCGTCACGACACCGCTCAGCTCGTTGAAGGAGCCGATCTTGGAGGTACTGCAGGGCATGCGTGCTCAGCGTATGAGCCTGGTACAAAGCCTGCGGCAGTATTTGTTCGTTCACCGTGCGATCATTGCGCGCtacctcgagctcgtggacgaggatgcACGTCGTCGGTCCTCTGGATCGGATACCCAGTCTGTACTGTCGCGTACCTCGGTCGTGACGGCCGCAACATCTGTCTCAGCaaccgacgacgactcgcaCATTAAACGCAAACCGTCTTCTGCTGACTTGCAGCCGGAGGTTGACACACGTCTACACAGCGTGGCTGATCTGCGGCTCTCGGATGGCGCGACCAACTTAGCCAAGAGGGCGAGCTTTAAAAAGCGGCGTGGGCCAAACGCGAGTAGTGTTCCTGGTACCCCGCATAGCGCGAGGTCTTTGTCATCTGGGACTGTGGCGACTGTTACATCTCCTCCATTATCCTCTGCGCAAGGCGACTCGATCACCGTCAAGTCACCACCGTCCATGTCCCCAGAAcggcgaagaggacgacgcgagTAG